Proteins from one Homalodisca vitripennis isolate AUS2020 chromosome 3, UT_GWSS_2.1, whole genome shotgun sequence genomic window:
- the LOC124357151 gene encoding POU domain protein CF1A, with the protein MATTTYMPASTAVSSELDGVGVMNLGGASIGGGGYHTSPSPRSAAEGEMKYMPPTQHHHHHHHHHQLPSSPSPNSHTVSLSHNAWALGAGADPCTWPSMAIHNHHHPHHHPHQATAVDIKPPDMQHRGHQQSLPSPHPWHNSGSIYNNGGGSPLPHHSAYHAAMNGMLGHHHQTTSVQLHHSLRDMNNSPYPPNSQHPDQPSGSEEEAPTSDDLEAFAKQFKQRRIKLGFTQADVGLALGTLYGNVFSQTTICRFEALQLSFKNMCKLKPLLQKWLEEADSTNGSPTSIDKIAAQGRKRKKRTSIEVSVKGALEQHFHKQPKPSAQEITSLADNLQLEKEVVRVWFCNRRQKEKRMTPPNTLGGPQDGMMDGQMNPGPHSLHQYHHQDMHGSPMGPHSHSHSPPIMSPPTIPNHQSLTAH; encoded by the coding sequence ATGGCTACGACGACTTACATGCCTGCTAGTACCGCTGTATCTTCGGAGTTAGACGGTGTCGGAGTGATGAACTTAGGAGGTGCGAGTATCGGCGGCGGAGGCTATCACACGAGTCCGTCGCCGAGATCCGCGGCCGAGGGTGAGATGAAATACATGCCTCCTACACAGCACCATCATCATCACCACCATCATCATCAGCTGCCGTCGTCTCCGTCACCCAACAGTCATACCGTGTCTCTGTCTCACAATGCCTGGGCGCTCGGTGCCGGAGCGGATCCTTGCACATGGCCGTCCATGGCCATCCACAACCATCACCATCCTCACCATCATCCGCATCAGGCGACCGCCGTGGATATCAAACCGCCTGACATGCAGCACCGGGGTCACCAACAAAGTCTGCCTTCTCCACATCCCTGGCACAATTCAGGCTCGATCTACAACAACGGAGGAGGCTCGCCTCTGCCGCACCACAGCGCCTACCACGCCGCGATGAACGGTATGTTGGGTCACCATCACCAGACGACCTCCGTACAGCTGCACCATTCTCTCAGAGATATGAATAACAGTCCCTATCCGCCCAACTCACAGCATCCGGACCAACCCTCGGGCAGTGAGGAAGAAGCCCCTACCTCCGACGACCTCGAAGCTTTCGCCAAACAGTTCAAGCAGAGGAGGATCAAGTTGGGGTTCACGCAAGCGGATGTCGGTTTAGCTCTAGGGACTCTGTACGGTAATGTGTTTTCGCAAACGACGATATGTAGATTCGAAGCGTTACAGTTGTCCTTCAAGAACATGTGTAAACTGAAACCCCTTCTCCAGAAGTGGCTGGAGGAAGCGGACTCGACGAACGGTTCACCTACCAGCATCGACAAGATCGCGGCGCAGGGGAGGAAACGGAAAAAGAGAACGAGCATCGAAGTTTCAGTTAAAGGCGCCCTGGAACAGCACTTCCACAAGCAGCCGAAGCCGTCTGCGCAGGAAATCACGTCGTTGGCCGACAACCTACAACTGGAGAAGGAAGTGGTGAGAGTCTGGTTCTGCAACAGGAGACAGAAGGAGAAGAGGATGACGCCACCGAACACGTTAGGAGGACCTCAGGATGGTATGATGGACGGACAGATGAATCCCGGACCCCACAGCCTCCACCAGTACCACCACCAGGACATGCACGGGTCGCCCATGGGTCCTCACTCGCACTCGCACAGTCCACCGATCATGTCTCCTCCCACGATTCCCAACCACCAATCGCTTACGGCTCATTAA